A window of Methylocystis sp. IM3 contains these coding sequences:
- a CDS encoding ISL3 family transposase, with protein sequence MGLALGQGIRILDAKQSGSHWLISATAIGSGVCPDCGKRSTRRYGWHERHLQDLPAQGAPVAVKLRLQRWQCRNESCERKTFTAQLAEVAAPRARRTERATEIIYLLGHGVGGRPGERLIKRIGMPTSDDTILRCLKRRVKARGSEETARVVGVDDWAWRKGSTYATIIVDLERREVLDLFPERAAGMTAEWLKRHPSVEIISRDRCGSFAQGAHEGAPQARQIADRFHILQNLREAVQAQLGRAAGFSARPLLPADGEEVASVRDKHGGAEHRRLTRVANERSRQAVFDQVRALHKEGRNVMDIARQTGFDRRTVAKWIRAEAPPKRSAVAPKMTSPRHFEDYLSRRWSEGCVRGRRLFQEIKARGYTGSFSNLERLLAKWRNPKRKTARTAPIVPRPQPLDPATGRSISPIIAAALCIKPRGLLTVNQAAKVDAMKKDWPEFAAMRRLAMRFRGLFKSKSASKLGAWLRDAQKSGLYAMQRFARTAQRDIDAVRNAITEPWSNGQTEGQINRLKALKRTMYGRAGPELLRARLLPA encoded by the coding sequence ATCGGTTTGGCCCTCGGGCAGGGCATTCGTATTTTAGACGCCAAGCAATCCGGCAGCCACTGGCTGATTTCGGCGACGGCCATCGGGTCTGGTGTCTGTCCAGACTGCGGGAAACGCTCGACGCGCCGATACGGCTGGCATGAGCGCCATCTCCAGGATCTGCCGGCGCAAGGCGCCCCTGTCGCTGTAAAGCTTCGCCTCCAGCGCTGGCAATGTCGAAACGAAAGCTGCGAGCGTAAGACGTTCACCGCGCAACTGGCCGAGGTCGCGGCGCCTCGAGCGCGCCGCACCGAGCGGGCGACCGAAATCATTTATCTTCTCGGCCATGGCGTGGGCGGGCGTCCGGGAGAGCGCCTGATCAAGCGAATTGGCATGCCGACCAGCGATGACACGATCCTGCGCTGTCTCAAACGACGGGTAAAGGCGCGCGGCTCGGAGGAGACGGCGCGCGTCGTAGGCGTCGATGATTGGGCTTGGCGCAAGGGCTCGACTTACGCGACCATCATCGTGGACTTGGAGCGCCGGGAGGTGCTCGATCTATTTCCCGAGCGCGCCGCAGGCATGACCGCGGAGTGGCTCAAGCGGCATCCCAGCGTCGAGATCATCAGCCGCGATCGCTGCGGTTCGTTCGCCCAAGGGGCCCACGAAGGCGCGCCGCAGGCGCGGCAAATCGCCGACCGCTTTCATATCCTCCAGAACCTACGGGAGGCGGTTCAGGCGCAACTGGGCCGTGCGGCAGGGTTTTCCGCACGTCCATTGTTGCCGGCGGACGGCGAAGAGGTTGCCAGCGTGCGGGATAAGCACGGCGGCGCTGAGCATCGCCGTCTCACCAGAGTGGCGAACGAGCGTTCAAGGCAAGCGGTTTTCGATCAGGTTCGGGCGCTCCACAAGGAGGGTCGAAATGTGATGGACATCGCGCGACAGACGGGGTTCGATCGCCGCACGGTCGCGAAATGGATCCGAGCCGAAGCGCCTCCCAAGCGGAGCGCTGTAGCGCCAAAGATGACATCCCCTCGGCATTTCGAAGATTATTTATCACGCCGCTGGTCGGAAGGTTGCGTGCGCGGTCGTCGCCTGTTCCAGGAAATCAAAGCGCGCGGTTACACTGGCAGTTTCTCAAATCTCGAACGGCTGCTGGCGAAATGGCGCAATCCGAAACGCAAAACTGCAAGGACCGCACCGATTGTCCCAAGGCCGCAGCCACTGGATCCGGCGACCGGACGTTCGATTTCGCCGATCATCGCCGCCGCGCTTTGCATCAAGCCGCGTGGGCTGTTGACCGTCAATCAAGCTGCAAAAGTCGATGCCATGAAAAAGGACTGGCCAGAGTTCGCGGCGATGCGTCGGCTCGCCATGCGATTCAGGGGCCTGTTCAAAAGCAAGAGCGCCAGCAAGCTTGGCGCTTGGCTGAGAGACGCCCAGAAATCGGGCTTGTACGCGATGCAACGTTTCGCTCGCACGGCGCAGAGAGACATCGACGCGGTGAGAAATGCGATCACTGAGCCGTGGAGCAACGGCCAGACGGAAGGACAAATCAATCGTTTGAAGGCGCTCAAACGAACGATGTATGGCCGAGCGGGGCCAGAACTCCTCCGTGCGCGCTTGCTTCCTGCGTAG
- a CDS encoding outer membrane protein — protein sequence MRKRTAQTLCAALSLSGLNAAFVPAQAEDALVVPSFGPQEEPETPPPPPPLSVFGDNMPEPGKATLSVIPTFANNSHSLIGTKGVSSQYIVSTTPWFWSPLASNVRIVPQNQFTQAQTVTLAYGIAKNLSIVLATGMVEKHSDLMTFYGESNLIPRGMSFPGTDSLQDSSAALIWRAYEDPIHRIKLNLGVSFPTGSNHNLGGALLQTGGGYTIGRAFYGMQSGTGTYDVLPGVMYAGRIAPWSWGLSYRARLPLTYNPQGYMWGNYQEVNAWGGYTWFPGFTTTIRANFNIQSPIAGADWLMPGKLQSANPNFYGGKRIEMYAGADIDGKLFGAPGFTIGVEGGVPVYQNLNGPQLSKNWQAGMALRWKIGDPQAKMVASASPVFKNTSLAATLVPVASWAGLYFGVNAGSIWAGDTDTNFSYVGSGGFVSLWQSGALPSSINLNSRGVLGGGQIGYNYQFQEKMVAGLEADLQGTAVGIHSSTSWQGAPATFLQAGRDQRNLGTVRARVGYLVTPTTLLYGTGGFAFGETDLNATYFSPLLKPVLNLGGSWLGYADMSPGWAAGAGVEWLFLLKWSLKAEYLHWDLGVANTAKAGLPLYYTSSKGQLSSVAYQAPFNGHVVRAGVNYHLNWGITTTVTTAN from the coding sequence ATGCGAAAAAGAACAGCTCAGACGCTCTGCGCCGCTCTCAGCCTGAGTGGATTGAATGCAGCTTTTGTGCCGGCACAAGCGGAAGACGCTTTGGTCGTGCCGTCTTTCGGTCCACAGGAGGAGCCGGAAACGCCGCCCCCGCCACCCCCGCTTTCCGTATTCGGCGACAACATGCCGGAACCGGGAAAGGCGACGCTTTCCGTTATTCCCACATTTGCCAATAATTCCCATTCGCTCATAGGCACAAAAGGGGTCTCCTCCCAATATATTGTGTCGACGACTCCGTGGTTTTGGAGCCCTTTGGCGTCGAACGTGCGTATTGTTCCGCAAAATCAGTTCACCCAGGCGCAGACTGTCACGCTCGCCTACGGTATCGCAAAAAACTTATCCATCGTGCTCGCCACGGGCATGGTTGAGAAGCACTCCGACCTCATGACCTTCTATGGAGAATCCAACCTTATACCGCGTGGGATGAGTTTTCCGGGGACGGATAGCCTTCAGGATTCGTCAGCTGCGCTCATTTGGCGTGCTTACGAGGATCCGATCCATCGAATAAAGCTTAATCTGGGGGTGTCCTTTCCAACAGGAAGCAATCACAATCTGGGTGGCGCGCTGTTGCAAACCGGCGGCGGTTACACTATCGGCCGGGCCTTCTATGGCATGCAATCAGGAACGGGCACGTATGACGTGCTGCCGGGCGTCATGTATGCGGGGAGAATTGCGCCATGGTCGTGGGGCCTCTCCTATCGAGCCCGGCTTCCTCTTACTTACAATCCACAAGGATACATGTGGGGCAATTATCAGGAGGTGAACGCCTGGGGCGGTTACACTTGGTTTCCTGGGTTCACGACGACAATCCGCGCCAACTTTAATATTCAGAGCCCGATCGCCGGAGCAGATTGGCTGATGCCAGGCAAGCTTCAGAGCGCGAACCCGAATTTTTACGGCGGCAAGAGAATCGAAATGTACGCCGGCGCGGACATTGACGGAAAGCTCTTCGGCGCGCCAGGCTTTACGATCGGCGTCGAAGGGGGCGTGCCGGTTTACCAGAACCTTAACGGTCCGCAGCTCTCCAAGAACTGGCAGGCAGGTATGGCGCTGCGTTGGAAGATCGGCGACCCGCAGGCGAAAATGGTTGCTTCCGCATCGCCTGTGTTTAAGAACACGAGCCTTGCCGCCACGTTGGTGCCGGTTGCCTCCTGGGCTGGCCTCTACTTCGGCGTGAACGCCGGCTCTATTTGGGCTGGCGACACCGACACCAACTTCAGTTATGTAGGCTCTGGCGGATTTGTTTCGCTCTGGCAGTCCGGGGCTCTGCCCTCCAGCATCAACCTGAATAGCAGAGGCGTCCTCGGCGGTGGTCAAATCGGCTACAATTATCAGTTCCAGGAAAAGATGGTTGCCGGCCTAGAAGCGGACCTCCAAGGGACTGCGGTCGGCATCCACAGTAGCACTTCATGGCAGGGGGCTCCCGCCACCTTTCTTCAGGCGGGGCGCGACCAGCGCAATCTCGGCACAGTGCGCGCTCGCGTGGGTTATCTCGTGACGCCGACCACGCTGCTTTATGGAACAGGGGGGTTCGCCTTCGGCGAGACTGATCTCAACGCGACCTATTTCAGCCCGCTTCTTAAACCGGTCCTCAACTTGGGGGGCAGTTGGCTCGGGTATGCCGACATGAGTCCAGGATGGGCGGCTGGAGCGGGTGTCGAGTGGCTGTTCCTCCTGAAATGGAGCCTCAAAGCTGAATACCTCCACTGGGACCTCGGCGTCGCCAACACGGCGAAGGCTGGGCTACCCTTATATTATACTTCCTCGAAAGGGCAGCTCTCTAGCGTCGCTTACCAGGCGCCCTTCAACGGGCACGTCGTCCGCGCGGGCGTAAACTACCACCTCAACTGGGGCATTACGACTACGGTCACGACTGCCAACTGA
- the tnpB gene encoding IS66 family insertion sequence element accessory protein TnpB (TnpB, as the term is used for proteins encoded by IS66 family insertion elements, is considered an accessory protein, since TnpC, encoded by a neighboring gene, is a DDE family transposase.): protein MISIGAQRRVFVSTRPVDFRKGVHGLVALVAEDLKCNPYCGDVYVFRAKRKDRLKLLLFDGSGTVLATKWLENSDFAWPPVQDGVIALTPTQFAMLFDGLSEWARIVPKAVTKPNKTA, encoded by the coding sequence ATGATCTCCATCGGCGCGCAGCGACGCGTGTTTGTATCGACGCGGCCAGTCGATTTCCGTAAGGGTGTGCACGGTCTCGTCGCGCTCGTGGCGGAAGATTTGAAGTGCAATCCTTACTGCGGCGATGTCTATGTCTTCCGCGCCAAGCGCAAGGATCGTTTGAAGCTCCTCCTCTTCGACGGCTCGGGAACAGTGCTGGCGACCAAGTGGCTGGAGAACAGCGACTTCGCTTGGCCGCCGGTACAGGACGGCGTAATCGCTCTGACGCCGACGCAGTTCGCGATGTTGTTCGACGGCTTGTCGGAATGGGCGCGCATCGTGCCGAAGGCGGTGACGAAGCCGAATAAAACGGCGTGA
- a CDS encoding ANTAR domain-containing response regulator — protein MKIVIVDESAIRAAILEEGLREAGFKNVERIFEKQNLLKRIYAIDPEVILINLESPSRDELEQMFQVSRAVRRPVAMFVDQADAASIQASVDAGVSAYIVDGLKKERIKSIVDLCVSRFNAFAKLQSELSRAKSDLQERKTIDRAKGILMKTKNLSEEEAYRLLRKVAMRESKKIAEIAQSVITASELLK, from the coding sequence GTGAAAATCGTTATTGTTGATGAAAGCGCGATCCGCGCCGCAATCCTTGAAGAGGGTTTACGAGAGGCAGGCTTCAAAAATGTCGAGCGCATCTTCGAGAAGCAAAATCTCCTAAAACGCATTTACGCCATCGACCCCGAAGTCATTCTCATCAATCTCGAAAGCCCCTCTCGCGACGAGCTGGAGCAGATGTTCCAGGTTAGTCGCGCTGTCCGGCGGCCGGTCGCTATGTTTGTCGATCAAGCGGACGCCGCCTCGATACAGGCGTCCGTCGACGCTGGCGTGTCGGCCTATATCGTCGATGGGCTGAAGAAAGAACGGATCAAGTCGATTGTTGATCTTTGCGTGTCCCGCTTCAACGCATTCGCCAAGCTTCAAAGCGAACTATCGCGCGCCAAATCGGACCTTCAGGAGCGCAAAACCATCGATCGAGCCAAGGGCATCCTTATGAAGACGAAGAATCTGTCGGAAGAAGAAGCCTATCGGCTGCTGCGCAAGGTCGCCATGCGCGAGAGCAAGAAAATCGCAGAGATCGCTCAGTCCGTCATCACCGCATCCGAGTTGCTCAAATGA
- the tnpA gene encoding IS66-like element accessory protein TnpA: MLEAMYEGRTYQRVEVITGSRRRRSWTSAEKARIVAESLAPTANISDVARRNGVSRGLLTVWRRQTREALKTPDHVSLFAAVRLRANEGQRGSATAIDEETEAASVASCAIEISMGDATIRVPKGADGATVDAVISALRRSR; the protein is encoded by the coding sequence ATGCTTGAAGCCATGTATGAAGGCAGAACTTATCAGCGGGTGGAGGTGATCACCGGGAGCCGGCGTCGGCGCAGTTGGACGTCGGCAGAGAAGGCCCGGATCGTCGCCGAGAGCCTGGCGCCGACCGCGAATATATCGGATGTCGCTCGACGCAACGGCGTGAGCCGTGGACTATTGACGGTCTGGCGCCGACAGACCCGGGAGGCGCTAAAGACGCCGGACCATGTATCGCTGTTCGCGGCGGTGCGCTTGAGAGCTAACGAGGGACAACGGGGCAGCGCCACCGCGATTGACGAGGAGACCGAGGCGGCCTCAGTCGCGTCCTGCGCGATCGAGATTTCAATGGGGGATGCGACGATCCGTGTCCCGAAGGGCGCGGACGGCGCGACGGTCGATGCAGTGATTTCGGCGCTGCGTCGCTCGCGATGA